Proteins encoded in a region of the Populus nigra chromosome 3, ddPopNigr1.1, whole genome shotgun sequence genome:
- the LOC133689284 gene encoding ethylene-responsive transcription factor ERF017-like, whose translation MVKHSVEKPVAERSDSKFKGVRKRKWGKWVSEIRLPNSRERIWLGSYDSAEKAARAFDAALFCLRGRVAKFNFPENPPNIAGGKSLSPAEIQEAAARFANSEPQRSQPDRFETDQSVSVSESRAESPCPSVVSDGTVQMEGGELMWDGPFLDMLMNTGSCNHSTEYGIFQGFDDLYNDFFPPSLIPNLDYGEETNLDGVLEQDSFLWNF comes from the coding sequence ATGGTGAAGCACAGCGTCGAGAAGCCAGTTGCAGAGAGAAGCGACTCAAAATTCAAGGGTGTTAGGAAAAGAAAATGGGGTAAGTGGGTGTCAGAAATCAGGCTACCGAATAGCCGGGAAAGAATTTGGTTAGGGTCGTATGATTCTGCAGAAAAGGCCGCACGAGCCTTCGATGCCGCCCTTTTTTGCTTACGCGGTCGAGTTGCGAAATTTAATTTTCCGGAGAACCCTCCAAACATAGCGGGTGGCAAGTCACTTTCTCCAGCTGAGATTCAAGAAGCTGCAGCTAGGTTTGCCAATTCGGAGCCTCAGAGAAGCCAACCGGACCGGTTTGAAACAGATCAATCCGTATCTGTATCCGAATCTCGAGCAGAATCTCCCTGTCCTTCGGTTGTATCTGATGGGACTGTCCAGATGGAAGGTGGTGAATTGATGTGGGATGGGCCGTTTTTGGATATGTTAATGAATACGGGTTCGTGTAATCACTCCACGGAATATGGGATATTTCAGGGTTTTGATGATCTTTACAATGATTTTTTCCCACCATCATTAATTCCTAATCTTGATTATGGAGAGGAGACCAATCTTGATGGTGTCTTAGAACAAGATTCGTTTCTTTGGAATTTCTAA
- the LOC133687776 gene encoding ethylene-responsive transcription factor ERF017-like, with translation MVKFNTEKPVAERSDSKYKGVRKRKWGRWVSEIRLPNSRERIWLGSYDSAEKAAHAFDAALFCLRGNTMKFNFSENPPNIAGGGSLSPSEIQEAAARFANSEPQRGQSGKLEADQSTSVSESRPESPCLSAASDGTVRSDGGELIRDTPFFDMEMSTSSSNHPTEYGIFPGFDDLHSGFFAPSFLPNLGHGEWVNLDGVLEEDSFLWNF, from the coding sequence ATGGTGAAGTTCAATACAGAGAAGCCAGTTGCAGAGAGAAGTGACTCAAAATACAAGGGtgtcagaaaaagaaaatggggccGGTGGGTGTCTGAAATCAGGCTACCGAATAGCCGGGAAAGAATTTGGTTAGGATCATATGATTCGGCTGAAAAAGCAGCACACGCTTTCGACGCAGCCCTTTTCTGCTTGCGCGGCAACacaatgaagtttaatttttcgGAGAACCCTCCAAACATAGCAGGTGGCGGCTCACTTTCTCCCTCTGAGATTCAAGAAGCTGCCGCGAGGTTTGCCAATTCGGAGCCCCAAAGAGGCCAATCCGGTAAGCTCGAGGCGGATCAATCCACATCCGTGTCCGAATCTCGACCGGAATCACCTTGTCTTTCGGCAGCATCAGATGGTACTGTCCGATCGGATGGTGGTGAATTGATACGGGACACGCCATTTTTTGATATGGAAATGAGTACGAGTTCGAGTAATCACCCCACAGAGTATGGGATATTTCCGGGTTTTGACGATCTTCACAGTGGTTTTTTTGCGCCATCATTTTTACCCAATCTTGGTCATGGAGAGTGGGTCAATCTCGATGGTGTTTTAGAAGAAGATTCGTTTCTCTGGAATTTCTAA